One Azospirillum brasilense DNA window includes the following coding sequences:
- the benB gene encoding benzoate 1,2-dioxygenase small subunit, whose translation MTSVAPATVSYETLLAFLYREARLLDDKQWDEWLTLYAPDAEFWMPAWDDDGTLVADPHREISLIYYASRGGLEDRVFRIKTERSSATSLPEPRTSHNISNVEVLERQGGTVKLRFNWFTLNHRYKTTDIYFGTSFYTLDVSGKAPLVKNKKVILKNDYIHHVIDIYHV comes from the coding sequence ATGACCAGCGTTGCCCCCGCGACCGTCTCCTATGAGACCCTTCTGGCCTTCCTCTACCGCGAGGCGCGTCTGCTCGACGACAAGCAATGGGACGAGTGGCTGACCCTCTACGCGCCGGACGCCGAGTTCTGGATGCCGGCCTGGGACGACGACGGCACCCTGGTGGCCGACCCTCACCGCGAAATCTCGCTGATCTACTACGCCAGCCGCGGCGGCCTGGAGGACCGGGTGTTCCGCATCAAGACCGAGCGGTCGAGCGCCACCAGCCTGCCCGAGCCGCGCACCTCGCACAACATCAGCAACGTCGAGGTTCTGGAGCGGCAGGGCGGCACGGTCAAGCTGCGCTTCAATTGGTTCACGCTGAACCACCGCTACAAGACCACGGATATCTACTTCGGCACCTCGTTCTACACGCTCGATGTTTCGGGAAAGGCGCCGTTGGTCAAGAACAAGAAAGTCATCCTTAAGAACGACTACATCCATCACGTCATCGACATCTATCACGTCTGA
- a CDS encoding 1,6-dihydroxycyclohexa-2,4-diene-1-carboxylate dehydrogenase: protein MSPFVKGGRQRFDGKVLVVTGAAQGIGRTVAVNAAHEGGRVVLVDRSDLVHEVREEIGATGGRALAVTADLETYAGAEASMAAAMEGFGRIDILVNNVGGTIWAKPYAEYREREIEAEVRRSLFPTLWCCRAALPHMLERRRGVIVNVSSVATRGVHRVPYAAAKGGVNAITASLAFEYAEHGIRVVGTAPGGTEAPPRRVPRNPGEQSEQEKVWYQRIVDQTIKSSFMKRYGTLGEQAAAILFLASDEASYITGTILPVAGGDLG from the coding sequence ATGAGCCCATTTGTCAAAGGGGGGCGTCAGCGTTTCGATGGCAAGGTGTTGGTCGTCACCGGCGCCGCGCAGGGCATCGGCCGCACGGTCGCCGTCAACGCCGCCCACGAGGGCGGACGAGTTGTCCTGGTGGATCGTTCCGACCTCGTCCACGAGGTCCGCGAGGAGATCGGCGCAACCGGGGGCAGGGCGCTGGCGGTCACCGCCGACCTGGAAACCTACGCCGGTGCCGAGGCATCGATGGCCGCCGCCATGGAGGGGTTCGGCCGCATCGACATCCTCGTCAACAACGTCGGCGGAACGATCTGGGCCAAGCCCTACGCCGAGTACCGGGAGCGGGAGATCGAGGCGGAGGTCCGCCGCTCGCTGTTCCCGACCCTGTGGTGCTGCCGCGCGGCGCTGCCGCACATGCTCGAACGGCGCAGGGGCGTGATCGTGAACGTGTCGTCGGTCGCCACGCGCGGCGTGCACCGCGTGCCCTACGCGGCGGCAAAGGGTGGAGTGAACGCGATCACCGCTTCCCTGGCCTTCGAATACGCCGAGCACGGAATCCGCGTCGTCGGAACGGCCCCCGGCGGCACGGAGGCGCCGCCCCGCCGGGTTCCCCGGAACCCCGGCGAGCAGAGCGAGCAAGAGAAGGTCTGGTACCAGCGCATCGTGGACCAGACGATCAAATCGAGTTTCATGAAGCGTTATGGGACGCTTGGGGAACAGGCGGCGGCGATCCTGTTCCTGGCCTCCGACGAGGCCTCCTACATCACCGGCACGATACTGCCGGTTGCCGGCGGCGACCTCGGCTGA
- the benC gene encoding benzoate 1,2-dioxygenase electron transfer component BenC — translation MSFNIALNFEDGITRFIQSNPGETVADAAYRQGINIPLDCRDGACGTCKSFCEAGRYDGGDYIEDALTDEEAGEGYCLTCQMRPQSDVVLRIEASSEVCKTQATDYAAEVVGVDKLSDSTFNLSLKLENASRLAFLPGQYVNIQVPGTSETRSYSFSSPPGAEITTFLIRNVPGGLMSGYLAERAKPGDRLTVKGPLGGFYLRDTKRPVLMLAGGTGLAPFLSMLGKMVETGCDHPIHLVYGVTNDGDLVEVETIANHAKRIPGLTFATCVANEGSNHPLKGYVTHHLDERHLNAGDMDVYLCGPPPMVEAVRVFFRDQGITPVNFHYEKFAPSEGGAS, via the coding sequence ATGAGCTTCAACATCGCTCTCAACTTTGAAGACGGGATCACCCGCTTCATTCAGAGCAATCCCGGCGAGACGGTGGCCGACGCCGCCTATCGCCAGGGGATCAACATCCCGCTCGACTGCCGCGACGGCGCCTGCGGCACCTGCAAGAGCTTCTGCGAGGCCGGGCGCTACGACGGCGGCGACTACATCGAGGACGCGCTGACCGACGAGGAGGCCGGGGAAGGCTACTGCCTGACCTGCCAGATGCGGCCGCAATCCGACGTCGTGCTGCGGATCGAAGCCTCTTCGGAGGTGTGCAAGACGCAGGCGACCGATTATGCCGCCGAGGTCGTCGGTGTGGACAAACTTTCCGACAGCACCTTCAACCTGTCCCTGAAGCTGGAGAACGCCAGCCGGCTCGCCTTCCTGCCTGGCCAGTACGTCAATATCCAGGTGCCAGGCACCAGCGAGACCCGCTCCTATTCTTTCAGCTCCCCGCCGGGTGCGGAGATCACCACCTTTTTGATCCGCAACGTGCCGGGCGGCCTGATGAGCGGCTATCTGGCCGAACGGGCTAAGCCCGGCGACCGGCTGACCGTCAAGGGGCCGCTCGGCGGCTTCTATCTGCGCGACACCAAGCGGCCGGTTCTGATGCTGGCGGGTGGAACGGGTCTGGCGCCATTCCTGTCCATGCTGGGCAAGATGGTGGAGACCGGCTGCGACCACCCGATCCACCTCGTCTACGGGGTCACCAACGACGGCGACCTCGTCGAGGTGGAAACCATCGCAAACCACGCCAAGCGCATCCCCGGCCTCACCTTCGCGACCTGCGTCGCCAATGAGGGCAGCAACCACCCGCTGAAGGGCTACGTCACGCATCACCTCGACGAGCGGCACCTGAACGCGGGCGACATGGACGTCTACCTCTGCGGCCCGCCGCCGATGGTCGAAGCCGTGCGCGTCTTCTTCCGCGACCAGGGCATCACCCCCGTGAACTTCCACTATGAGAAGTTCGCGCCGAGCGAGGGAGGCGCATCATGA